The Cynocephalus volans isolate mCynVol1 chromosome 1, mCynVol1.pri, whole genome shotgun sequence region GAAGGCTGAATTCTCATCCTGCCCCTCTCCTGCTCAAAGCCTCTCTGTGGCTCCCTGTTGCTCAGAGCAAGGTGGCAGGTGAGGAGGGTGTCCCTGGTGGACGGAACAGTGTAGGCAACAGACTAGTGGTGAGGACATGATGATGTGGGGACAAGTGGGGTGTGGGTAGGAggggagcagaggccagagccaTCTCCAGGCTGTGGGAGGACGTCAGTCAATTCTACAGTGATGCCTTGGTGGCGTCCACGTGGTGTTAAAtctgcaggctcgcagaatgcaAGAGCTGGAGAGGCATCACACCCCAATTCCAGACGATggatggaaaagtctggggatgcaggaagagatctgttgtgGGGTGGAGTTACTGCAGACAGcctccactagagcaatgccgagcagaaatgtggggtcagagttgcagcagagaaaccccaccaggGCAATGCCTGGTGGAGCTGTGggagcgggaccaccatggagaccccagaattgtggagctaatagcgtgcaacaccagcctgcaagagctgacgCATGggctgagaccaggaaagccataggaacggggctgcccgaggacttggggCCACCCCTGtgccagtgtgcagaggatgctggacacagagtcaagggagattattctccaactttgagatttgatgcctgctcTGCTGGTTTCTGGACTTGTTTTGGACCTACCACATCTTTTTGGCTCATCTCTCCATATTGGAATGAAAATTTCTGTCTTGTGTCTGTCCCCCCATGCATCTTGGGAGGAGATaactttgatttcacagatgagactttgggctTCTGAGCTGAAACAAGATTTTGAggatggaatgaatatatttacttctgagaaagaaatgaacttgggtggggcaggggcagaatgctatagattaaatgtgtctcccaaaggttcatgtaCTGGAACTTTAATCCCCACttcaacagtgtaagagggtgggaaatcctgttatggtaattgaaaggtggggctttaggaggtgattggattgtgaggactgtgcccttgtgaatggattgatccattaatggtttaatgggttgtgaTGGGcgtgttctgatggctttataaggagagccagtgagaagcttagctctctctcttgcttagcccattcctgccatgtgacaccctgcgtcTCTGTAgtgagtcaccaccaagaacaaccTGCTCaatggatgtgttccctggactttggacttcccagcctctgaaactataagaaatacattctatttctttataaatttcccagtttcagttattctgctGTGAGCAACAGAGACCACCTAATGTGGATGATGATAACAATCACGACACTTCCCGCTGCCCGTGCACGTGGCCGGGCTGGGCGCGGTGCTGGTGCTTTGCCTGCGTGTTTTACCTCATCCTCTCAACAGCTGTGAGGCTGCTACAGGCCGTtcttatcatccccattttacagatgaggaaactgaggtgcagaaaaTTCAGTGATGTAGGTTAGGTCCCTGGGCTCTAACTCCAGAGGTCATGCTCTTTGCCACTGCCCTGTACCGCTCACAGACTCTGGGAAAGAGGAGACTAGTGAATGattatggaaggaaggaaggagaggagggaaggaaggaggaaaggagtgaATGAAACGGGGGAAGGAGAACACACAGGGGCCCCTGTGCCCCTGGCTCACCTGTGTCCATGCCTGACTCTCTGTCTCCAGATGCTTCATCTCCTCCTGGACCAGTGGCCCCGGGGCCGATGGTCATCCTGTTCCTGCTGCCGATGGAGGCATCCTCGAGGAAGCACGATCTGATGTGGACTCTCTGGGACGCATCCCCCTCAGGGTGAGTTCCTGGTTTGGGCATTCGCACTTCAAATGAAGCTTCTGGACCATCGGTGGTGGCAAAGACTGTGTGTCAGCCAGCGAGAGATGCAGGAGGGGTGAGCAGCTGGACAGTGGCCCCATAGTCCTGTCCCCCGGCCTGGCTTTCAAGTCCCCTGACACCTCCCACCAGGGGTTCGCACCACACTGGGCGGACAGCCGCCGCCTGGCCACCCACCGCCACACCTTTGCACATGCCCGTCACCTGCCTGGGATGCCATCTCTCTCCACCCTCCTGAGCCCAGTTCTGCTGATGTGGTCCTCAGTGTCTtcctctgggactcagtttccccaccctGCTGCCTCCTTCTCATCTCTCTGCTGTCTGCTTCCCACCTTTGCTTAAAATctacccccatcccccacccgaccccagcccctgccatctggctcctccctttcccacccaAACTTCTTAGACCGCTCGGCCACGCTACGAGACTTCCCACCCAAACTTCTGAACAGAGTCGTCCACACTTAGTCTCGTCAGACTCCTCCTGTCTCCCTCACTCCCCAAAACTGTCCTCCTAAGGTCATCACCAACCCCAAAGATGCTTCTCCAACCTCGCTGGCCTCGCCCCTCTCTGGAGACTCCTCTCCCGGGctccctgcttttccttttcattccttctctgttctctctgctgttCTTCTCCCCCAGCCCATCTCTGGGTTGCCAGCACAGAGGAGGACTCAGCCGGGCCCTCTGATCACTGCAGCCACAGCACTCAGTAGGACACCACGTCCTTAAGCTGGTTTCTGTCCTCCATCCTCCTGAGACATCATTCCAGTCTAATGCCATTGCctctgtccctgcttcagctggcccaGCCTCCGCTTCTCTGGGGAGTCcttgcccattttacagatgaggaaactgaagtttccTGCAGTGGGCAGCAGGGGCTGGGAATCCAGAATGCTAGCTGTAAAAGCCCCACCTGTTCTGCTCTGTGGTACATACAGCCTCCTGGTGGAAGGAAAGGAATTTTGTTGTCATGACTCTCCCCACAAAGACTCTGGCTCCAGCTCCTTCCAGAGAGGAACCaaatggggtggtggtggtgggtctGGGCATGTGATCCCATTACCTTGGGGGCTGCCTGGCAGTCTGTGGGTGGGGTCCTCAGATGGGATGCTGTGCACCCTCATCTCATTGCTGTGTCCCAGCTGCACCCGTCTGAGCATGGATCGCTCCACATGGATGTCCTGGGGCCCCCAGACATCAGCTAGGGGACTCTGAGTGGAGGAATCACCTGGTGCTGTTGAAGGAAGGTAGTGGGGAGCCGTGGAACCTGGCAGGGGGACAGAGCAGCATGACCTTACTGGAGGTGACCCCAGgcttccttccccacctctgaCCCTATCCCCCTCAccaatacacacagacacacacagacacacacacacacacagtcctgtAGTCCTGGCTGGACAGAAGTGACAGGCCTCTGAATTCTTCCTAGACACCACTGGACCGGGAGCCAATTGTTTCAGGTTCTGGATTGGAGAGCAGATGGACCCAGCACAGGGGCCAGTGATGGGGTTCCCCAGTTTTTCATGATGGTGGCTGGTACCTGGGGTGTTGCTTAGACACTTGCAAACCCAAACAATGAGCATATCAGTCTGGTTCCTAATCATTCTCAATCCTTCTGAGCTCAATAAGAGAAAGTCTCCTCTGGTGCTAACATATCTTTAACACCTCCCTACAGGAGCACTCAGAGCCTTGTACACTGTTTTATTTCCCCAGCATTTATTCTATGGTGACCTTCACGGTTTTCAACTTAAGGTGATgctacaaaattttattttaaaatacaagtaaACTTAAGTAGGAAAAAAGGTGAACCACATTAGTTTAACAACATTAAGTAAAGAACCAGACATGGACATGGCCAAAATTGGGAAGGTGGGGTTCAGAGTATTCAAGTTAAGGAAATGATGATCTAGATTctcagttggggaaactgaggcccagaggggggAAAGGCTCCCCCAGGGTTACAGGGAGTCTCGCTCATGGTTGTCTTGGCTGGACTGACAGGTGGTCCCTTGTTGCCTCAGTGCCCGGCATGGAGTAAGTGCTCAATTGATGGCACCATATTTCATCACAACTAGGGTACCACTGATGGTAAGAGGCATCCCGATTCCTAACACGTTAAAATGTGGGAGAAAGTAGCATGTCTCAGAACAAATAAAGTACGACAACAAACCCCTGGTGATGCTCTGCTGCAGGGGAGTGAATGGAGttgtttctcattaaaaaaatgttaaattctgTTGAAAATGAGGCAAAAGGCATCAGAATGAAGGGAGAGCAGGAAAGGTTTGATCCAGGCTTCCTCATAAAGGGGAACCACGGAGACTGGAAagctgcccctcctcctcccactgccaCCCCCAATCGGGGGAGCAGGTGCCCCCCTGAAGTGCCTCCTCCTAGAAGTCCCTCGGACACTTACCGTCCTCTCCAGGGGTCAACTGTGTCATTATGACATTTCCATGCCCAATCTGGGTGGAGTTAGAGTTTGAAATGCAAATGAAGCTGTTTGGTCCATTCTGGCTGATCATGTTGATTGGATTTTGCTGGTAAATAGTTGGGGTGGACTGATTTCTTCTTCCAGAatcttctacaaaaaaaaaaaaaaaaaaacttcactcTATCCCTTTGCCCCTCTCTAGGGGTCAGGGTTCCAAGTACCAGTCGGCAGCACCCAATTCTCCCggggatcttgttaaaacacagatttccagTCACGCATCCTGGGGTTCTGAGTCAGTTGGTCCAAGGTAGGAACCAGTGTGTTTAACACACAAGCATCTCCAATGGAGCCTCACTTGGAAATCGCTGTGGCAGGTCCACCCTCCCCCGTGTGTTCATTGCCACGTCCATGGCCAAGCCACATGGCCACTCACTGGGAGGACTACAGGAGCCTTGTACTGCTCTCCCTACCCTTTTCCCTCCTGCTGGGAGGCACCCACAGCCCTGACCACTGAACTCCACGGCCTCCTCTCCCTTGAGCAATGGCTGAAAGACGGTGTCCATGGCCAGATAGGTTTTATTTGCTCACATAACGTTTTGAAGGGTTTGGGTTTGTCACCATTATTTAAAATCTGGCGGCTCTCCCACAAGATCATCCCTTCCTAAGAGCAGCCCCGTGATGCtgagacaccccccaccccccacctgggTGCTGAGAACAGGAGTGTTGGCCCCATGTGGGCTGAGACAGACACCTGCCCAGGCCTTGCCAACTTCGCAGGGCCACAGTACCACCCTCGTGAGCCCTTGGCTCTTGAGCCCTTGTGGGCCCTTttctccataaaaaaaaaaaaaaaaaaaaaaaaaaatttaaattatattttatgaccaTGTTGGTATAAAGACCAATATAATCCAGgctagattcatttttttagatattcattattattataatattcatttcttcttctgattttaaaagaaagtaaaattgaaacatttttgtGGACCCCTAAGAGTACCACGAGCTCTAAACCCTGTGCCTACTGCACCTCATGGATAAGCTGGCCCTGGGCTCACCTTTTAAGTATGTGAGCTcacccttcctttctcttttggcAACTTTAAAACCCTAAGGTAGGCAAAGTGCTCACACaaaaacatcatcaaactcagaCTGACCCCTTGCACCCCAGGGCAGATAAAATTTGGAGTGGGCCACCTCTCCTCCCAGCCCTTTGCCTTCTGCAACTCAGCCCTTGGGCCTCcactccaggaagccctccctgattaATCCTGCCAGCATGCTCCTCCCTCCCAGAACCCCCTCCAGTGAACCATCAGTAAGACCACCAGAAGCTTCTGGCAGGTTCTGACAAGGTGGAACAGACAAAATGCTTAGCAGAGCACCCATCAAGGACCAAGCACTGGGTGTTCATGGCTTCCCTTCACAGCTCTGCACCTCTTCCCCTGCCCAGGTGAGGGCCTACCTGGTCGGTAAATCGTCCATGCTTTTGACTTCTTGTCAAAGTCCAGAAGGTGCTTGTCCTTCATTTTGTACAATTCTGGGTTGATATCTTTTGCTGTCCTCATGCCCAGGGCCTGAGCGATGATCAGGGCCCTCTGAGACCCATTATCTTCCAGAAACCTGTAGATCTCTTCCTCTGAGAGGCAGAAGGGTCAGGTGTTTAAGAAAGACCCCCTGAATTTGAACCTGCCCCACCACTCATTAGTTGCGTAACCTTGGACAGTTACCCAGCCCTCtggccagtttcctcatctgtaaaatgggcatagttATAACGGGTGCAGTGACGATCACTGGAGAGGCTGCTCTGAAGGGTCGGGATGTGCATACAGTGCTCTGCACAGTgggtgcctggcacagggtaggtgcccaataaatatcaGCTATGGATCGGACAAATAGTTTCTCAGCCATTTAGAGTCTTCCACTGCGAACACTGAGTCTTGGCTCTGAACATTTTGTGGGAGGCTCTTGGTGGATGGGACGTGGCCCCTGAACACTCGTAACCCTCAACGAGGGTTTGGAGTGGACCCCCCGTCCCAGCAGCTGAAAGGGAGCAAAGGTGCTTACGCTGCTTGCTGAGCTGAGAGCCGGGGTTCTCTGCAATCGCAGCTGCGTCTGGCTGGGGCCTCACAGCTAAAGAAAGGCAGATCGGTTAGAGGGGTGGGGGAATGGGAGATAACACCGGGTCTCTACTGCGCAAAGGTGGGCAGCTCCACAGGTGGGCCACAGTGCCTGGGCATTTCAAACTCAGATTCCAGAATTAAAAACACTTGGCTTCCAATCCCGCCCTGCCCCCTTCCAGCTGTGTGGCTTCCTTTTAATTAGCTTCTCTGGGGCTCAACTTCCTTTTCtgcaaaaaaagaggaaaaacaacatCTTTCTATTTCTTGGGGTTGTGTGAAAGGTCGGTGAACCCTTGGGCACAGGACCTGACACATGGTGAGTACGTGATAAATATTAGCTCTTTTGTCTGTGAACTCAAACTAGAAAAGGGGATCTAGTGTGAAGTGAAGTATGTTCTATTGTTATCACTGTTGATTATTACCCCTGGTCACGATCAATGATCATTAttaattgttgttgttgttattgatgtttttctgagtacctactatgtgccagaactGGGCTGAGCCCTATGCAGCGAATCCTCCCAGCAACTCCTACAAAGCAGCCCTATTGTTATCTCCAttgaccagaaaaagaaatcaaggcacaGCGAGGGGACATCATGTGTCCCCATGTGTGGTagagcctggattcaaacccagttccAAATCTGGGCTTGTCCATTGCCAGGATGGCTCCTGCTGGGTCACACCTGCCTCCTGGGAGGGCAGGTTACcttggctgggctgggccagCGCTGCAGAAGCCTCGCCTTCAGAACCACCCCCACCAAAGCACCACGTGGCAGGGGCTGCGAGGGAGATTTTCAACTCTTTCTTCATTCGGTAGAGGACTTGGTTGAGCTCCTTCTTGGGCACTTGGCATTCCGTCACCAGCCGGCTGGTCTTCACAGGGGAACCTGCATCCCTCAGCACCTGCAGGATCTTCTGTTCAAGGTGGCCTGGGAGAAGGGGGCGGGGCAGAGAGAAGAACTGAGACCCCCGGATTCCCAGTCCAAGCTGGGGTTCAAGGCTCCCAGAGACAGGGGAGGCCCCCCCTTGAGAGGGCTGCCAGGCAGACGAAGTGGGCAGAGACTGGAGCAGGTGCCCACcaataacagcagcaacaaccTCTGTTCAGAGAGGGAGGCACACGGGCTGGTCAGAAGTGACTTTCTGGACAGAGGAGGCCAGATGTACCCAGGGGTGGGTACCAGATGGCAGGTGGGAGAGAGGGTGGCAGGCTGGAtcaggagggaggagaggggccCCTGGGAGCAAGCCATGTCCTGCCTGGGACACCTGCCTCTGGTGTTCTCTATCCCCTGTCACCACTTTCCCTGGGGTTCTCTTCCTCTCAGGCTCACTTACATCAATGGTGTTGTTATTGGGCCAAACCAAAAGCCCAATGGACATTCAGAAACAAACCTTCCTCCTGATACCCAGGCACAGAGTCCTGGAAATACCATTCCTAGATTTGTCCCCAAGCCCTtcacttcctttcttctctgtcccCACCCACTCACTCCTGTCACCATCTCCTGGGTGACACCAATAGTCTCTCCACTGGTCCACCAATTCCAGTCTGGTTCCCCCCAGTCTTCCATCCACTCAGCAGCTAGATCTGGCTCTGCTGACCCCCACCTCGTCTTCACCCATGCCCAGTTTCCCTCTAAGTGCCAACCTATCTCGGCTCCTTTCCACCCCACtaaccccagggcctttgcacatactgttcCCTCTGTCAGGAATGCTCTTCCCCCCTCTCCACCCATCCAACGTTTACGCAACCTCCAGGTCTCACTCAGGTGCCACCTCCTTTGGAAAGTCCTCCATGCCCCAGCATGGGCAGAATGCCGCTTGTATGTGGGTCCGCTGCAGAACATCCCCAAGGATCCCCTGCTACACTTGCCTGGTTTGCTGTCGTACCTTTGgtgtctagcacagtgctgggcatggAGTAGGGGCTCAGGAAATGGCAGTTGCACAAATGAGTGacttggtgaatgaatgaatgatgagtgATGCATTTGTCCTCTACTGGGACAGATGTCTGCCCATTTGACCCAGGACAGGGCACAGGCAGCTCCTCCTTGGCTGGTGGCATATGCACCTGTTTCACTGTCTGAGTTTAACGAGCCCCAAGCAGGTCTTCATGAAGTTAAGGAAGGAACTCTCCAACTGGCCCCACTCCTCCTTGAGCAAGCTCTCAAAAATCAAAACCATCACCTcacataattaaaaaagaaatcaaaagcagCTGCTCTGCCAGGAGCTGAGGATGGGGCAGACACAGGGCACAGGCAGCCTCTGGGAGCCAGCCGTGAAGAGAGCCACTGTGGGCGGTGACCCAGCTGTCACCAGGAAGTGTCTGCCCCAAGATCCCCGAGGGAGGTGCAAGGCAGGGAAGACCTAGGTTCCCTTCCAGGGCAGTGGCCCAATCCTTCATCTTCAGGGCCTTTCTTTCCTGATCAGAGGATTCTCTAGGTATGCCCAGTTCCTTGGTGGCAGTGATTGTTGGGCAGGGGACAATAAGTCTGCTGACACTACAGCTGGTCACTTGCCTTGCCCTGTGGTCAGAATGTTTTCATCCCTGCTGGGTGCGGATGAGCAACTGGAAGACCTGGGGGCACCCACCCCTTCACTTCACCTGCCAAATTCTACCCCCAGCAGCTGGGGGATCCCCATCCAACCAACTGTACACTTGGCTTCGCCTTGTCTTGCAGAGTTTTGTTATTGAGAAGGATGGCTCACAGTgaacctcttcccctccctcctcctctacACTGCTGATCCCCAAAGGAGAGGTGGGGTCAGGGATGTGGATAAAAAACAAGCCCAAGGAGCCAGGCTGGCCTCGGCTGCGGAGTGCTGGGCAACTGCATCTGAAAATGGGCAATTGTGAAATGGAGCTGGTGTAGGTGACAAGctggtaataaaagaaaaatcaactgaggaagaagacaaggaaagCCAGTTAAAGCTGGCTACTGAGTCTTCACTAGTGTCTGCATGTCTCCCCGGAAGAGACACAACAGGAACCCGAGCGACCAGCCAGGGTTCCTGGCTACACCCAGACGCCGCCCCTCCCAGTGCACTCATCTTTCTCCTTTCTATTCTCTGATGGCTGCTTTCCTGGGTTTGAGCCCCAGCTCTGCCAACGGCTAGCTGTGTGACCGCATTGTGCCTCCATTTCCCTATCCGTGAAATGGGTATAAGAGCAGCTACTTCAGAGATTGCAGTGAGGATTC contains the following coding sequences:
- the ZBP1 gene encoding Z-DNA-binding protein 1 — protein: MAEAPAGPGRGGHLEQKILQVLRDAGSPVKTSRLVTECQVPKKELNQVLYRMKKELKISLAAPATWCFGGGGSEGEASAALAQPSQAVRPQPDAAAIAENPGSQLSKQREEEIYRFLEDNGSQRALIIAQALGMRTAKDINPELYKMKDKHLLDFDKKSKAWTIYRPEDSGRRNQSTPTIYQQNPINMISQNGPNSFICISNSNSTQIGHGNVIMTQLTPGEDGSTAPHYLPSTAPGDSSTQSPLADVWGPQDIHVERSMLRRVQLGHSNEMRVHSIPSEDPTHRLPGSPQVFATTDGPEASFEVRMPKPGTHPEGDASQRVHIRSCFLEDASIGSRNRMTIGPGATGPGGDEASGDRESGMDTDPSPEATQCRSDFPCDVGQDVPSYISTFTFHLEAMTLGNGDPETAQHSHWMDGTPDVGSPGGGSAQGICVSSSSSTILGAEPVLRTIGPQCGSASANGLDNDATPTPGTARLPKTATMPLTLVPSSGGPRMTFQPFPPLVAVPILEVPPCSAVIPEQGPLQPGHISDSPGTTVEL